In one window of Microbacterium sp. PM5 DNA:
- a CDS encoding HAMP domain-containing sensor histidine kinase, with protein MNTRVGVLVLAAAAVVSAGVAVAGVIAGDRRSIVVEAGVPAVGVGVAVLFAAAAAALALAAHRRSRLLETTRRTTRDTAASEHRRFLARLDHELKNPVTAIRVAVAASEADTPQLATIDAQTARLSRLVADLRKLSELQTSEIERSRVSVAALVTDVVDAVRDAHGREVAVTLPAAPWPLPDVVGDPDLLFVALFNVVANAAKYSEPSDVIEIRGDEKHGAVVLDVADTGRGIPADEIDAVFDELARGRNARDRAGSGLGLALVRTIVDRHGGEVTIASREGDGTRVRLALPAAG; from the coding sequence ATGAACACTCGCGTCGGGGTGCTGGTTCTCGCCGCTGCCGCTGTCGTCTCAGCCGGTGTCGCCGTCGCCGGCGTCATCGCAGGAGACCGGCGATCGATCGTGGTCGAGGCCGGCGTTCCGGCCGTGGGCGTGGGCGTCGCGGTCCTGTTCGCCGCGGCGGCCGCGGCTCTCGCTCTCGCGGCTCACCGCCGGAGTCGTCTCCTCGAGACGACACGGCGCACCACGCGCGACACGGCGGCCTCGGAGCACCGACGCTTTCTCGCTCGACTCGACCACGAGTTGAAGAATCCCGTGACGGCGATCCGCGTCGCCGTCGCCGCGAGCGAGGCCGATACGCCCCAGCTCGCGACCATCGATGCCCAGACGGCCCGGCTCTCGCGGCTGGTCGCCGATCTTCGCAAACTCTCCGAACTGCAGACGTCCGAGATCGAGCGCTCGCGTGTGTCGGTCGCCGCGCTGGTGACGGACGTCGTCGACGCGGTCCGGGACGCTCACGGGCGCGAGGTGGCGGTGACCCTGCCGGCGGCGCCCTGGCCGCTGCCGGACGTGGTGGGCGATCCCGACCTGTTGTTCGTGGCCCTGTTCAACGTGGTGGCGAACGCGGCCAAGTACTCCGAGCCGAGCGATGTGATCGAGATCCGCGGCGACGAGAAGCACGGTGCCGTCGTCCTCGACGTCGCCGACACCGGCCGCGGCATCCCCGCCGACGAGATCGATGCGGTCTTCGACGAGTTGGCTCGGGGCCGCAACGCGCGTGATCGCGCAGGCAGCGGTTTGGGCCTGGCACTGGTGCGCACCATCGTCGACAGGCACGGCGGCGAGGTCACGATCGCCTCGCGCGAGGGCGACGGCACGCGTGTGCGCCTGGCGCTGCCCGCCGCCGGATGA
- a CDS encoding sigma-70 family RNA polymerase sigma factor codes for MTATLAPLVPDIADVDWALMEEHAALESPTPETPATDLVPADELDSAADARAQFEQQALPFMDQLYAAGMRMTRNPADAADLVQETFVKAFASWSSFTQGTNLKAWLYRILTNTYINTYRKKQREPYQGTIDDLEDWQLGGAESTTATRSRSAEAEAIDHMPASAVKDALQSIPEDFRLAVYLADVEGFAYQEIADIMKTPIGTVMSRLHRGRRMLRDLLADYARERGMDVPVPATSSGSKK; via the coding sequence GTGACCGCGACACTCGCACCCCTGGTGCCGGACATCGCCGACGTAGACTGGGCCCTGATGGAAGAGCACGCGGCCCTCGAGTCGCCCACCCCCGAAACCCCGGCCACAGACCTCGTCCCGGCGGACGAGCTCGACAGCGCCGCGGACGCCCGTGCGCAGTTCGAGCAGCAGGCGCTGCCGTTCATGGATCAGCTGTACGCCGCGGGCATGCGGATGACGCGCAACCCGGCGGATGCGGCCGATCTGGTGCAGGAGACGTTCGTCAAGGCCTTCGCATCCTGGTCCTCTTTCACGCAGGGCACGAACCTCAAGGCGTGGCTGTACCGCATCCTGACCAACACGTACATCAACACGTACCGCAAGAAGCAGCGCGAGCCCTATCAGGGCACGATCGACGATCTCGAGGACTGGCAGCTCGGCGGCGCGGAGTCCACGACCGCCACCAGGAGCCGCTCGGCGGAGGCGGAGGCGATCGACCACATGCCGGCATCCGCGGTCAAGGACGCGCTCCAGTCGATTCCGGAGGATTTCCGTCTCGCGGTGTACCTCGCCGACGTCGAGGGCTTCGCATATCAGGAGATCGCGGACATCATGAAGACCCCCATCGGCACGGTCATGAGCCGCCTGCATCGCGGCAGGCGCATGCTGCGTGACCTCCTCGCCGACTACGCGCGCGAGCGCGGCATGGACGTGCCGGTGCCCGCGACTTCATCAGGGAGCAAGAAATGA
- a CDS encoding PAS domain-containing sensor histidine kinase, producing MSTLSDLVYAQGRSTGADIEWLHRLAGDGQLLADLAFADIVIWVPTVDDSFIAVAHTRPSGAATLFYRDIVGDMVRPQWRTQVRDAFTRVEIVDSASPDWFEETPTRVRAVPIVRAAGAGEQSPVVVGVLTRHTNLGEARTPSRQQITFNDCADDLFGMISSADFPDLAAPTSPRRGAPRASDGLIRIDVDGTTTFASPNALSAFNRLGFDDELEGESLLEVATGILPKGRDFDESLPIVMAGRAPWRADLEARGVTVSLRTIPLKDHGTRIGAIVLCRDVTEIRHQEQELITKDATIREIHHRVKNNLQTVASLLRIQSRRTHSDEARDALTHAMRRVAAIAVVHDTLSEGLAQNVDFDDVFDRVLKLVAEVAASPNTRARTRKTGTFGTLPSEYATPLALALTELVTNAVEHGLVDQEGEVEIIAERTEDRLGVKVRDTGVGLPEGQVGRGLGTQIVRTLIQGELSGTIDWHTLVGSGTEVTIEIPMRYLGRTQN from the coding sequence GTGTCGACGCTCAGCGATCTCGTGTATGCCCAGGGCCGGTCCACGGGGGCGGACATCGAGTGGCTGCACCGCCTCGCCGGCGACGGTCAGCTCCTCGCCGACCTCGCGTTCGCCGACATCGTGATCTGGGTGCCGACGGTCGACGATTCGTTCATCGCCGTCGCGCACACCCGGCCGAGCGGTGCGGCGACGCTGTTCTACCGGGACATCGTCGGCGACATGGTGCGCCCGCAATGGCGGACCCAGGTGCGGGACGCGTTCACGCGGGTCGAGATCGTCGATTCGGCATCCCCGGACTGGTTCGAAGAGACCCCCACGCGCGTGCGCGCGGTGCCGATCGTGCGCGCGGCCGGCGCCGGTGAGCAGTCGCCCGTGGTGGTGGGCGTGCTCACGCGGCACACCAACCTCGGCGAGGCGCGCACCCCGTCACGCCAGCAGATCACTTTCAACGACTGCGCCGACGACCTCTTCGGCATGATCTCCAGCGCCGACTTCCCCGACCTCGCCGCACCGACCTCTCCACGACGGGGTGCCCCGCGCGCCTCCGACGGTCTGATCCGCATCGATGTCGACGGCACGACCACGTTTGCCAGCCCCAACGCCCTCTCCGCGTTCAACCGCCTCGGCTTCGACGACGAGCTCGAAGGGGAATCGCTGCTCGAAGTGGCCACCGGCATTCTGCCGAAAGGACGCGATTTCGATGAGTCGCTGCCGATCGTCATGGCCGGCCGGGCGCCCTGGCGCGCCGACCTGGAGGCGCGCGGCGTCACGGTGTCACTTCGGACGATCCCCCTCAAGGATCACGGCACCCGGATCGGCGCCATCGTGCTGTGCCGGGACGTCACGGAGATCCGCCATCAGGAGCAGGAGCTGATCACCAAGGATGCGACGATCCGGGAGATCCATCATCGCGTCAAGAACAACCTCCAGACGGTCGCGTCGTTGCTGCGCATTCAGTCGCGGCGCACACACTCGGATGAGGCTCGCGACGCGCTGACGCACGCGATGCGCCGGGTCGCGGCGATCGCGGTGGTCCACGACACCCTGTCGGAGGGCCTCGCCCAGAACGTCGACTTCGACGACGTCTTCGACCGGGTGCTCAAGCTCGTCGCGGAGGTCGCTGCGTCGCCCAACACCCGCGCGCGGACGCGGAAGACCGGCACGTTCGGCACACTGCCCAGCGAGTACGCCACACCTCTCGCTCTGGCTCTCACAGAGCTCGTCACCAACGCCGTCGAACACGGTCTGGTCGATCAGGAGGGCGAGGTCGAGATCATCGCGGAACGCACCGAGGACCGACTCGGCGTGAAGGTGCGCGACACCGGCGTCGGCCTGCCGGAAGGTCAGGTCGGTCGCGGGCTCGGTACACAGATCGTCCGCACCCTCATCCAGGGTGAACTCAGTGGAACGATCGACTGGCACACGCTCGTCGGCTCGGGCACCGAGGTGACGATCGAGATCCCGATGCGCTACCTCGGACGCACGCAGAACTGA
- a CDS encoding DUF3060 domain-containing protein: protein MKTVRRPLALSFALLIAGCALAGCSVRVSDAGAATSTAADTAASTSPTAAAPSPSPSDSANVRGVVDDERMAKLQRSRWSDKVTQHVACVDGAYTVDRNADALVVEVTGDCREVTILASAATVLLPAVDELSVQGDGNIVIVAAAREIVLDTGADANLVGWESGTAVVKDAGTLNGTTPIS, encoded by the coding sequence ATGAAAACGGTACGCCGCCCTCTCGCTCTGTCCTTCGCGCTCCTGATCGCGGGCTGCGCACTCGCCGGCTGCAGCGTCCGGGTGTCCGACGCCGGCGCCGCGACCTCGACGGCCGCAGATACGGCCGCATCCACGTCTCCGACGGCAGCGGCGCCCTCGCCGTCGCCGAGCGACAGCGCGAACGTGCGCGGTGTCGTCGATGACGAGCGCATGGCGAAGCTGCAGCGCAGTCGCTGGAGCGACAAGGTCACGCAGCACGTGGCGTGCGTGGACGGCGCGTACACGGTCGACCGCAACGCCGACGCACTGGTCGTGGAGGTGACAGGCGACTGCCGGGAGGTCACGATCCTGGCCTCGGCGGCCACCGTCCTGCTGCCCGCTGTCGACGAGCTCAGCGTTCAGGGCGACGGGAACATCGTCATCGTCGCCGCGGCCCGCGAGATCGTGCTGGACACGGGCGCGGACGCGAACCTCGTCGGCTGGGAGAGCGGCACGGCTGTCGTCAAGGATGCCGGCACCCTCAACGGCACGACGCCGATCTCCTGA
- a CDS encoding zf-HC2 domain-containing protein has product MSDCGCDKARKDLEEYLRNEVCKTEHADIRAHLENCPSCRDEALVATTLTAVVARACKETAPEELRDQVLARLRAEQASHH; this is encoded by the coding sequence ATGAGTGACTGCGGCTGCGACAAAGCACGCAAGGACCTGGAAGAGTACCTCCGCAACGAGGTCTGCAAGACAGAGCACGCCGACATCCGCGCGCACCTGGAGAACTGCCCGTCCTGCCGCGACGAGGCGCTGGTGGCCACGACGCTGACCGCCGTCGTCGCACGGGCCTGCAAAGAAACGGCTCCCGAGGAGCTGCGCGACCAGGTCTTGGCCCGTTTGCGCGCGGAGCAGGCGAGCCACCACTGA
- the rsgA gene encoding ribosome small subunit-dependent GTPase A, with translation MSWLDLGDDDDELEFDEADIRVRPNPKANRPRTKRRPAHADAVIGRVLGVDRGRYTVLIDEDGPDEHTALATRARELRKQPIVTGDRARVVGDTSGDEGTLTRIVGLEERTSLLRRSADDTDQVERVVVANADQMLVVVAAADPEPRPRLVDRYLIAALDAGIHPLLVVTKTDLADPAPFLAHFEGVDDLEIFTSGRGQMPVEEIGRRLIGHSTVFVGHSGVGKSTLVNVLVPTADRATGHVNEVTGRGRHTSSSTVSLRYVTAEGRGWVIDTPGVRSFGLGHVDPANILRAFTDLAVIAEECPRGCTHLPDAPDCALIEAVAEGRLGERGAARLDSLQRLLSTFA, from the coding sequence ATGAGCTGGCTCGATCTCGGCGACGATGACGACGAGCTGGAGTTCGACGAGGCCGACATCCGGGTGCGCCCAAATCCGAAGGCGAATCGCCCGCGCACGAAACGGCGCCCCGCCCACGCCGATGCGGTGATCGGTCGGGTGCTCGGCGTCGACCGCGGCCGCTACACCGTGTTGATCGACGAAGACGGTCCCGACGAGCACACCGCGCTCGCCACCCGCGCGCGCGAACTGCGCAAGCAGCCGATCGTCACCGGCGATCGTGCGCGCGTCGTGGGCGACACCAGCGGCGATGAGGGCACTCTGACGCGCATCGTCGGGCTCGAGGAACGCACATCACTGCTGCGGCGCAGCGCCGACGACACCGACCAGGTGGAGAGGGTCGTGGTCGCCAACGCGGACCAGATGCTCGTCGTCGTCGCCGCCGCCGACCCCGAACCGCGGCCTCGGCTGGTCGATCGCTACCTCATCGCCGCTCTGGACGCCGGCATCCATCCACTCCTGGTCGTGACCAAGACCGACCTGGCCGATCCTGCGCCCTTCCTTGCGCACTTCGAGGGTGTGGACGATCTGGAGATCTTCACGAGCGGTCGCGGCCAGATGCCAGTCGAGGAGATCGGGCGACGCCTGATCGGCCACTCGACCGTCTTCGTCGGCCACTCCGGTGTCGGCAAATCCACGCTGGTCAACGTCCTCGTGCCCACCGCCGATCGTGCAACGGGACACGTGAACGAGGTGACCGGCCGTGGCCGTCACACGTCGAGTTCGACCGTGTCGCTGCGCTACGTCACGGCGGAGGGGCGCGGCTGGGTGATCGACACCCCCGGTGTGCGATCGTTCGGGCTCGGACACGTCGACCCGGCGAACATCCTCCGCGCCTTCACGGATCTGGCGGTCATCGCAGAGGAGTGCCCTCGCGGCTGCACGCATCTTCCGGACGCACCCGATTGCGCACTGATCGAGGCGGTGGCCGAGGGACGGCTCGGCGAGCGCGGAGCGGCGCGACTGGATTCGCTGCAACGTCTGCTCTCCACGTTCGCCTGA
- the bcp gene encoding thioredoxin-dependent thiol peroxidase, which produces MARLEPGTPAPDFTLVDQDDAPVSLHDLRGTPIILFFYPAAMTPGCTTEACDFRDSLAPLQAAGYAVIGVSRDDTATLRRFRERDGLTYPLLSDPDHAVHDAYGAWGEKMNYGKTVEGVIRSTIVVDAEGRVAHALYNVKATGHVARVRSLLGVG; this is translated from the coding sequence ATGGCACGTCTCGAACCCGGTACCCCCGCCCCCGACTTCACGCTCGTCGATCAGGACGACGCACCGGTCAGCCTTCACGATCTGCGCGGCACCCCGATCATCCTGTTCTTCTACCCCGCCGCCATGACGCCCGGGTGCACGACGGAAGCCTGCGACTTCCGCGACAGCTTGGCACCGCTGCAGGCGGCGGGCTACGCGGTGATAGGCGTCTCGCGCGACGACACCGCGACCCTGCGCCGCTTCCGCGAGCGCGACGGTCTCACCTACCCGCTGCTCAGCGACCCCGATCACGCCGTGCACGACGCCTACGGCGCGTGGGGCGAGAAGATGAACTACGGAAAGACCGTGGAGGGCGTCATCCGCTCGACCATCGTCGTGGATGCCGAGGGTCGCGTCGCGCACGCCCTGTACAACGTGAAGGCCACCGGGCACGTCGCCCGCGTGCGCTCCCTGCTCGGCGTCGGCTGA
- a CDS encoding P-loop NTPase — MSVRVVLASDRLGASVVDALDDHGAEVSLVVTADAPADAAADAVTGRAAAELLGALAAADVLAVDAGRDALTPQLVAVCDRFGVRIVAICDGAADRRLAEMFGVATCAPDDVCAAVVHAVAPAPTGPARGRIIAVWGPAGAPGRTTLAIEIAAELARDGRRVALADADTHAPSIAMLTGLADEGPGFAAACRAAERGTLSAAEFERIALPLGDVAVLAGINRPGRWPELSSARVGGALEQCRTWVEDLIVDVAAPLERDEEIVSDIEGPRRNAATLAVLAAADVVVAVVSADPVGVARFVRAYPDLRAAAGAAPIRVLVNKTRSSTLGIDARSQVRRTLERYVGVAACWFVPWDSKAADAAVLQAQPVGRVAPRSSLSGAVRRFVGEAIEPPPARAAGTRPSRASGADAPSPGSGARARTRRALRGAA, encoded by the coding sequence ATGAGCGTGCGTGTGGTGCTGGCGTCCGACCGCCTGGGAGCCTCCGTCGTCGACGCTCTCGACGACCACGGCGCCGAGGTGAGTCTCGTCGTGACGGCTGATGCTCCGGCGGACGCCGCCGCCGATGCCGTCACGGGACGGGCTGCGGCCGAGCTGCTCGGCGCGCTCGCCGCCGCCGACGTGTTGGCCGTCGATGCCGGCCGAGACGCACTGACTCCTCAACTCGTGGCCGTGTGCGACCGCTTCGGTGTACGTATCGTCGCGATCTGCGACGGTGCAGCCGACCGTCGACTCGCCGAGATGTTCGGCGTCGCCACGTGCGCGCCGGACGACGTGTGCGCGGCGGTGGTGCACGCGGTGGCCCCTGCGCCGACGGGGCCCGCGCGTGGTCGCATCATCGCTGTCTGGGGACCCGCGGGCGCCCCCGGACGCACCACTCTGGCGATCGAGATCGCGGCGGAGCTCGCGCGGGACGGGCGCCGGGTCGCACTCGCCGACGCGGACACGCATGCTCCGTCGATCGCCATGCTGACCGGACTCGCCGACGAGGGGCCGGGCTTCGCTGCCGCGTGCCGAGCGGCCGAGCGCGGGACCTTGAGCGCCGCCGAGTTCGAACGGATCGCTCTGCCTCTCGGTGATGTCGCCGTCCTGGCGGGAATCAACCGGCCGGGGCGCTGGCCAGAGCTCTCCTCGGCACGCGTCGGCGGTGCTCTCGAGCAGTGTCGCACGTGGGTCGAGGACCTGATCGTCGATGTCGCGGCGCCGCTGGAGCGCGACGAGGAGATCGTCAGCGACATCGAGGGCCCGCGCCGCAACGCGGCCACGCTCGCCGTCCTGGCCGCGGCGGATGTCGTCGTCGCCGTCGTGTCCGCAGACCCTGTCGGCGTGGCACGTTTCGTCCGCGCGTACCCCGATCTGCGCGCGGCGGCCGGAGCCGCCCCCATCCGCGTCTTGGTCAACAAGACACGGTCATCGACGCTCGGGATCGATGCGCGGTCGCAGGTGCGTCGCACGCTCGAGCGCTACGTCGGCGTCGCGGCGTGCTGGTTCGTGCCATGGGATTCGAAGGCTGCCGATGCCGCGGTCCTGCAGGCACAGCCGGTGGGCCGGGTCGCACCCCGATCCTCGCTGTCGGGCGCCGTTCGTCGTTTCGTCGGCGAGGCGATCGAACCGCCTCCGGCGCGCGCCGCGGGGACGCGACCGTCACGCGCGTCCGGCGCCGATGCTCCGAGCCCGGGAAGCGGCGCGCGCGCCCGGACGCGCCGCGCGCTTCGCGGCGCGGCGTGA
- a CDS encoding response regulator transcription factor has protein sequence MTSAPPRLLLVDDESSITDGLAPFLTRSGFEVRVAADGQQAWDVVTRWVPDIIVSDVMMPVLDGREFVRRLRAAGDSTPAILLTRVGESGERSAALEEGADDYLNKPFDPQELVARARAVMRRVAAGAAPLVTSQTLVADGLRLDRPGRRVWRGDAEVPLTPKAFQLLEYLMARPGEVHTRERLLSALWGFDFASHTRAVDHRVAELRSALGDDATDPRYVETVAGVGYRFRAEVRRA, from the coding sequence ATGACCTCCGCGCCGCCGCGTCTGCTCCTCGTCGACGATGAGAGCTCGATCACCGACGGCCTCGCCCCGTTCCTGACGCGCAGCGGGTTCGAGGTGCGCGTTGCGGCGGACGGTCAGCAGGCGTGGGACGTCGTCACGCGCTGGGTTCCCGACATCATCGTCAGCGACGTGATGATGCCGGTGCTGGACGGTCGGGAGTTCGTCCGCCGGCTGCGCGCGGCCGGAGACAGCACGCCGGCGATCCTGCTCACGCGAGTCGGAGAGTCGGGCGAGCGTTCGGCTGCGCTCGAAGAAGGCGCCGACGACTACCTCAACAAGCCGTTCGACCCGCAGGAGCTCGTCGCCCGCGCACGCGCGGTGATGCGCCGCGTCGCCGCGGGAGCCGCCCCGTTGGTGACGTCGCAGACGCTCGTCGCCGACGGCCTGAGACTGGACCGCCCCGGTCGTCGCGTCTGGCGGGGGGATGCCGAGGTGCCGTTGACCCCGAAGGCGTTCCAACTGCTGGAGTACCTCATGGCGCGCCCCGGCGAGGTGCATACCCGCGAGCGACTGCTGTCGGCGCTGTGGGGCTTCGACTTCGCCTCGCACACGCGAGCGGTCGACCACCGTGTCGCGGAGCTGCGGTCTGCTCTCGGCGACGACGCGACGGACCCGCGCTACGTCGAGACCGTTGCGGGTGTCGGCTACCGGTTCCGCGCCGAGGTGCGCCGCGCATGA
- a CDS encoding WhiB family transcriptional regulator, protein MDWRDKAACLTVDPELFFPVGNTGPAVDQIEKAKSVCARCTVTEVCLQYALETGQDSGVWGGLSEDERRALKRRAARARRAS, encoded by the coding sequence ATGGATTGGCGCGACAAAGCCGCCTGCCTGACCGTCGACCCCGAGCTGTTCTTCCCCGTCGGAAACACCGGGCCCGCTGTCGATCAGATCGAGAAAGCCAAATCCGTGTGCGCGCGCTGCACCGTCACGGAAGTCTGCCTCCAGTACGCCCTCGAGACCGGTCAGGACTCGGGCGTGTGGGGCGGATTGTCCGAGGACGAGCGTCGCGCTCTGAAGCGCCGCGCGGCCCGCGCCCGCCGCGCCAGCTGA
- the aroA gene encoding 3-phosphoshikimate 1-carboxyvinyltransferase → MTVTGYSPLPPAGSPWPAPRADEAVHATVSVPGSKSLTNRKLVLAALADGPSTLTSPLHSEDSERMIAALRALGVEVSEVPGSGRFGPDLLVTPPASFRGDVEIDCGQAGTVMRFIAPLAGLAHGDVTLTAHPSALHRPMGEMIKALREIGADIDDGGTWSLPFTVRGRGHIRGGEVTIDASGSSQFVSGLLLAAPRFDVGLHLIHSGERLPSAPHIDMTIETLARRGIQVEHPTPNEWVVPAGTLRGRDAAIEPDLSNAAPFLAAAMLTEGSVTIPGWPASSTQPGALLPEILTLLGGRATRRGGALTVTGGPRIAGVDLDLSAASELTPTLFALAAFADAPTTLHGIGHIRGHETNRIEALIANLEALGGRAEELPDGIRIVPADLHGGLWRAHHDHRIATAGALIGLRVPGVEVDHIETTAKTMPEFPALWSGMLSGSAND, encoded by the coding sequence ATGACAGTCACCGGGTATTCCCCTCTTCCGCCGGCAGGTTCTCCCTGGCCGGCGCCGCGTGCGGACGAGGCCGTGCATGCGACGGTCTCGGTGCCCGGCTCGAAGTCGCTCACCAACCGCAAGCTCGTCCTCGCCGCACTGGCCGACGGCCCCAGCACGCTCACCTCGCCCCTGCACTCCGAGGACTCGGAACGCATGATCGCGGCGCTGCGTGCACTGGGCGTGGAGGTCTCCGAGGTGCCCGGCTCCGGTCGGTTCGGACCCGACCTGCTGGTGACCCCGCCCGCGTCCTTCCGCGGTGACGTCGAGATCGATTGCGGTCAGGCCGGCACCGTCATGCGCTTCATCGCCCCCCTCGCCGGACTGGCCCACGGTGACGTCACCTTGACAGCGCACCCGAGCGCCTTGCACCGCCCGATGGGCGAGATGATCAAGGCGCTGCGCGAGATCGGTGCCGACATCGACGATGGCGGCACCTGGTCGCTGCCCTTCACGGTCCGCGGGCGCGGGCACATCCGTGGCGGCGAGGTCACGATCGACGCGAGCGGCTCGAGCCAGTTCGTCTCCGGACTGCTCCTGGCCGCGCCCCGCTTCGACGTGGGCCTTCACCTCATCCACTCCGGCGAGCGCCTTCCGTCGGCCCCCCACATCGATATGACCATCGAGACGCTTGCGCGTCGCGGCATCCAGGTCGAACACCCCACACCCAATGAGTGGGTCGTTCCCGCTGGCACCCTGCGCGGACGCGACGCCGCGATCGAGCCGGATCTGTCGAACGCGGCGCCGTTCCTCGCCGCGGCGATGCTGACGGAGGGCTCGGTGACGATCCCCGGGTGGCCCGCGAGTTCGACACAGCCCGGCGCGCTCCTGCCCGAGATCCTCACTCTCCTGGGCGGGCGGGCAACCCGCCGCGGCGGCGCTCTCACCGTGACCGGCGGTCCGCGCATCGCCGGCGTCGACCTCGACCTGAGCGCGGCGAGCGAGCTGACGCCGACCCTGTTCGCGCTGGCCGCCTTCGCCGACGCCCCGACGACCCTCCACGGCATCGGACACATCCGCGGCCACGAGACGAACCGCATCGAGGCCCTCATCGCCAATCTGGAGGCACTCGGGGGACGCGCCGAGGAGCTGCCCGACGGCATCCGCATCGTCCCCGCTGACCTCCACGGGGGCCTCTGGCGCGCGCACCACGACCACCGCATTGCGACAGCCGGCGCCCTCATCGGCTTGCGCGTGCCCGGCGTCGAGGTCGACCACATCGAGACCACGGCGAAGACCATGCCGGAGTTTCCCGCCCTGTGGAGCGGGATGCTGTCCGGGTCTGCGAACGACTGA
- a CDS encoding diacylglycerol kinase, with product MDVALLVNPTARASARTHAAEDVAALLRAHGIRTTLIAGGSAVESSDLLRLALQAGADAVLVAGGDGTVNLAAQELAGTGIPLGIVPTGTGNDVATALGLRERDARGAAEAVAAGSTRTIDLARVRREDGSTSLYATVLASGFDSRVNDRANRMRWPRGHVRYDLAILIEFLRLRCVDFEVELEHADGTIERRGEELLMATVGNGPTYGGGIPICPDADLADGLLDVTLVRPLGRTRLLRLLPRVYRGAHTGLDEVVTARVRRVRLSAPATTAYADGDAVGMLPLEIDVVPGALRVFAPAAR from the coding sequence ATGGACGTCGCACTCCTCGTCAATCCGACGGCCCGCGCCTCCGCGCGCACCCACGCCGCGGAGGACGTCGCCGCGCTCCTGCGCGCCCACGGCATCCGCACGACGTTGATCGCGGGCGGCAGCGCCGTCGAGTCCAGCGACCTGCTGCGCCTCGCCCTCCAGGCGGGCGCCGATGCCGTGCTCGTCGCGGGCGGGGACGGCACGGTCAACCTCGCCGCGCAGGAGCTCGCGGGAACCGGCATCCCCCTCGGCATCGTGCCGACGGGCACCGGCAACGACGTGGCCACCGCCCTCGGGCTGCGCGAGCGCGATGCGCGCGGAGCCGCCGAAGCCGTCGCGGCGGGGTCCACACGCACGATCGATCTCGCGCGCGTGCGTCGCGAGGACGGCTCGACGTCGTTGTACGCGACCGTGCTGGCGAGCGGATTCGACTCGCGGGTGAACGACCGCGCCAACCGCATGCGCTGGCCCCGCGGCCACGTCCGCTACGACCTCGCGATCCTCATCGAGTTCCTGCGACTGCGCTGCGTCGACTTCGAGGTGGAGCTCGAGCACGCCGACGGCACGATCGAACGCCGCGGCGAGGAACTGCTCATGGCGACGGTGGGCAACGGCCCGACCTATGGCGGCGGCATCCCCATCTGTCCGGATGCCGACCTCGCCGACGGCCTGCTCGACGTCACGCTCGTGCGCCCGCTCGGCCGGACGCGGCTGCTCCGGCTGCTGCCCCGCGTCTACCGCGGCGCGCATACCGGCCTCGACGAGGTCGTCACCGCACGCGTGCGGCGGGTGCGACTGTCCGCCCCCGCGACCACCGCCTACGCCGACGGCGATGCGGTGGGGATGCTGCCACTGGAGATCGACGTCGTTCCCGGTGCGCTCCGCGTCTTCGCGCCGGCGGCGCGCTGA
- a CDS encoding histidine kinase → MMTTTAERTGSAILALEALAVLVVTGWEIVALITGDTDDPVSSVALIVLTAIGAVALVAFAVAVWRGHSWGRSGGIVSQLLILAVALGAITGPNPSVSTALATAIPAAIGMVALFFAARTAARRGDDRR, encoded by the coding sequence ATGATGACGACGACGGCGGAACGCACCGGTTCGGCCATCTTGGCGCTGGAAGCGCTCGCCGTTCTCGTCGTGACGGGCTGGGAGATCGTCGCCCTGATCACCGGTGACACCGACGACCCGGTCAGCTCGGTCGCTCTCATCGTCCTCACGGCGATCGGGGCGGTGGCGCTCGTCGCCTTCGCGGTGGCCGTCTGGCGTGGCCATTCCTGGGGGCGATCCGGGGGGATCGTCAGCCAGCTCCTGATCCTCGCCGTGGCGCTCGGCGCCATCACCGGCCCGAATCCGTCCGTCTCGACAGCCCTGGCGACGGCGATTCCCGCCGCCATCGGAATGGTCGCCCTGTTTTTCGCGGCGCGCACCGCGGCGCGGCGCGGTGACGATCGCCGCTGA